A stretch of DNA from Bacillus sp. FJAT-45350:
TAGAATTATCACTTTCACCGAATGGTTTGAAAGGTAAACGAATTATGATTGATGCTGGTCATGGAGGTAGTGATCCTGGTGCAGTTGCTAATGGACTTAAGGAAAAGGAAATAATATTGGATTTAAGTAAGAGAGTTCAGAAGCTTCTTGAAGCAGAAGGGGCTGATGTCATTATGGCTCGAACAACTGATATGTTTTTAACATTAGCGGAGAGAGTAGAAATAGCTAAAAAAGAAAAGGTAGATTCGTTTATAAGTATTCATGCCAATGCTGCAAGTAATGTAATGGCTCATGGCACAGAGACATACTGGGACTCTACGTTTGCAGCGGGAAGAAGTGAAACGCTAGCGGAGAACATTCAGAACAGCTTGATTGATACACTGAAAACTAATGATCGTGGTGTCAAAGAGGGTCAATTTTATGTAATAAAAAATACACCAATGCCAAGTGTCCTTGTAGAGCTTGGTTTCATGACCAACGAAGAGGAAGCGAAAGAGCTTGCTAGTGAGGAATTTCGTCAGAATGCAGCAGCAGCACTTTTGGACGGGATTAAGAAATATTACCATTAAAAGAAAGTGAAAAGGCTGTCCTATCTAAGTTTATTCATCTGTATTATTCTGGATGAGTAGCGCGTATAGGACAGCCTTTTATCATTACTTTTTTTGAGAGAGGGGGGAGACTTGCCACTTTGTTAAATCAGCATTTGTTTTTACTACCATTGAATCAGGGAATATAAACGTCCATGGTTTGCTTGTGTGAGCTCTAACTGCTAATTTATCAAGGTGAAAAGCCCCTTTAGCGACTATTTCACCCGTTGCATCTGTTACTTGTAGTGGTAGCTTTTCTATATGAATGTTCTTATCGCTTCCATTTCTAATTAGTAAAGTTACATGAATGCTGTTGTTTTCTATTTGCTTTGCTTGTACTCCCATAAAGTTAACCTCACCTTGTTTTGGTGGAGTCAACTTTTTTACCATTTCTTCGAGTTGAATTTTACTTTCCAATGTTAACGACTTTTTCCAACTCTCTTCTAGTTCAAGCTTGTGATTTTTCTTTTGTGATGAAAATTGAAAAGCAAGCTTCCACTTTGTCTTAGGTAAATCACTAGCTAATAAGTCTTCTTTAGAAAAATGAAAAGTCCATGGACGACTACTATTTGGAGGAATATCTCCTAGGTCTACCAGATTGAATATTCTTTTTGCGACAGTATCTCCACTTTCGTTAATAAGTACTAGTGGAGTCTCTTCTAATTTAATTGATTTACTAAGGGTATTTCGCACCAAGGCTGTTACACGAAAGTCACCACCTTCTTCTGGAATAATATTGATACCTGACAATGACAGTTGGTTTGGTCTAAGTGGTTCACATTCTTGATTTAAGAATTGAAACGCATATATATCTTCTCTAGGTAGGTTCCATTCTGGATGCATTGACAGAACTGTATTTATTTTTTCGTCCTGGTTTTCGTTTAGTTCATCTGTTTTATTTAAGATTTCATTTGTAGAATGTACACTTTCTATCCCTTCTAACCGTGGCATTTCTCCTTTTTTTCGGTTGAAAAAAGGTATCATGGTTATTATCCTCCTAATTGTTCTTCATTTAGGTATGGCTTTGAAATCTTTCCGAAATGGAAGCTTACATCTCTTTCAATTGCTTGATACATGTTTGTGAACAGTTGGAAGCTTTCTCTAGTATATATTCTCATAGGATCTTCTTGACTATACCCTCTAAGTCCAATTCCTTCTTTTAATCTTGCCATATCCTCGATGTGTTGTAACCAATAGAAGTCAATGTTCAATAAAAGTGCTTGTTTAGCTGATTGAAGAACCATGGAATTTTCTGAAAGTAAATCAATATGTTGTAAAAATTCATGGAGATTGTTCTCATGTTTCTCCTGAATTTCTTTAATGTCCTGTGGGTCATCACTAAAAGTTACTGGTTTTGTAATTAGGATGTGATTTAGCCTTGTGGCTAACTCGTTTAAATTCCACTCTTCTGGTAATAGATTATCGGGACAGTACTGCCCGACAAATTCCTTTGTGCTAGAAGAAATCATTTCTTTAACAATTGCTAAGTTTTCTTCTTCGTTAAGTACTTTATTACGGAGGTGATAGATGACATTACGTTGTTCATTAATGATATCATCAAGCTTTAACGTATATTCACGAGCAGAATAGTTGTGCTCTTCACACATCTTTTGAATTTTGTCTACCAATTCATGAACATCCTTATTTAAGATAAGACCTTCTTTGGTTGTCTTTAGTTGAAGTTTATACTTATCAATATCTTCTTGTGCAAAGCGTAGTAACATTTCATCATCAATTGAAATATAGATTTGGGACTCACCCGGATCACCTTGTCTACCAGCACGACCTTTTAGCTGATTATCAATTCTACGGCTTTCATGACGTTCTGTACCAAGGACAAATAAGCCGCCTAATTCAGCTACTCCTTCACCTAGCATAATATCAGTGCCTCGACCTGCCATGTTTGTTGCAATTGTTACTTGTCCCTTTTGTCCGGCCTTTGATATTAGTTCAACTTCCTTTTCCACACTTTTAGCATTAAGCAGCTCGTAAGTTATGTTTCTTTCATCAAGGTATTCTGCCATTGTTTCCGATTGTATGATGGAAGTAGTACCAACTAATACAGGCTGACCCTTTTTATAACGCTTCTCGACTTCATCTGCAACAGCAGTATATTTTTGTTCAACAGTCACAAATACAAGGTCTTCCCGGTCTTCGCGAATTTTAATTTTATTTGTTGGAACTTGAAAGACATCCATACCATAAAGAGATTGGAACTCTCTTTCTTCGGTTTTAGCTGTTCCTGTCATACCCGAAAGGTTTGGGTACATGCGAAAATAGTTTTGAATAGTAACAAGTGCCTGTGTCTTGTTTTCTTCTGTAATTTTTAAATCTTCTTTTGCCTCTAACGCTTGATGAAGACCATCACTAAAGGTACGGCCTTCCATAATTCTACCTGTGAACATATCAACAAGCTTAAGTTCCCCATCATCAACAATATAGTCAACGTCTTTTCGGAATAATACTCTTGCACGTAATGCTTGTAATACAAAGTGGAAGAGAGTTTGATGTTCAAGGTCATAGAGATTGTCAATTCCAAATGATCTTTCAACTTTTGTTATTCCATCATCTGTTAAATTCGTTGATTTTAATAAAGGGTCATAAAGATAGTCTGTTTCTTCTTTGAAACTTCGAGCCACTTTGGCGCATATATAGTAAAGGTTCGGGCTAACTTTGGTTTTCCCAGCAATAATTAATGGTGTTTTGGCTTCATCAACCATGACACTATCTATTTCATCTAAGATAGCGAAGTGGTAGGGTCGTTGTACTCGTTGTTGTTTGTCGTAAACCATATTATCCCGTAAAAAATCAAATCCAAACTCGTTACCTACCCCATATGTTATATCTGCTTTGTAAGCAGCTTGTTTTTCATCAGGTGTAATCATCGGAACGTTTAAACCAACAGTTAGTCCTAGAAACTCAAGGACTTGTCCAACTAATTCACGGTCACGTTGGGCTAAGTATTCATTAACTGTAATCACATGAACCCCTTTACCTTCAAGGGCACGTAAATAACTTGGGAGAGATGCAACTAGTGTTTTTCCCTCTCCTGTCGACATTTCAGCAATGTCTCCGTCGTTTAACACGAGACCACCAATAAGTTGTACATCGTAATGGCGTAAACCTAGCACGCGTTTTGAAGCTTCTCTAACGAGAGCAAAGGCTTCAACTTTTATATCTTCTACCGTACTTCCGTTTTGCAAATCATGCTTAAACTTGTCAGTTTTTGCGCGTAACTCTTCATCAGAAAGTTTTTCTAAAGCTGATTCAAGACTGTTAATTTGTTCAACAATCTGTAGGTACTTTTTTAACTTCCATTGTTGTTCATCACCAATTAGTTTTTTTATCGAACTGAACATAGTAGCTTCTCTCCTTAAAAAATACATCATTACTAATTATAACACGTTTTACAGCTTCTATAATAGCTGTGGAGAATGACAAATAAATGTAAAAATTGATTATAACAAGAAGCTAATTCCCAAGTACGACTTTTTTTGATATGATTTGCTAGTAAAAGAATATAAATAATTAAGTTGGTGGTTTTGTGTCTTTTGATAAAGTGTCGATTCTTGGTGTCGATTTTGTAAATACAACGTTGAGTGGAATGGTTACTCAGTTAGCAACTCACCTTGATAATGAAGAAAAAGCATTTGTCGTTACAGCGAATCCAGAAATCGTATTACATGCTCATCAAA
This window harbors:
- a CDS encoding accessory Sec system S-layer assembly protein is translated as MIPFFNRKKGEMPRLEGIESVHSTNEILNKTDELNENQDEKINTVLSMHPEWNLPREDIYAFQFLNQECEPLRPNQLSLSGINIIPEEGGDFRVTALVRNTLSKSIKLEETPLVLINESGDTVAKRIFNLVDLGDIPPNSSRPWTFHFSKEDLLASDLPKTKWKLAFQFSSQKKNHKLELEESWKKSLTLESKIQLEEMVKKLTPPKQGEVNFMGVQAKQIENNSIHVTLLIRNGSDKNIHIEKLPLQVTDATGEIVAKGAFHLDKLAVRAHTSKPWTFIFPDSMVVKTNADLTKWQVSPLSQKK
- the secA2 gene encoding accessory Sec system translocase SecA2, with protein sequence MFSSIKKLIGDEQQWKLKKYLQIVEQINSLESALEKLSDEELRAKTDKFKHDLQNGSTVEDIKVEAFALVREASKRVLGLRHYDVQLIGGLVLNDGDIAEMSTGEGKTLVASLPSYLRALEGKGVHVITVNEYLAQRDRELVGQVLEFLGLTVGLNVPMITPDEKQAAYKADITYGVGNEFGFDFLRDNMVYDKQQRVQRPYHFAILDEIDSVMVDEAKTPLIIAGKTKVSPNLYYICAKVARSFKEETDYLYDPLLKSTNLTDDGITKVERSFGIDNLYDLEHQTLFHFVLQALRARVLFRKDVDYIVDDGELKLVDMFTGRIMEGRTFSDGLHQALEAKEDLKITEENKTQALVTIQNYFRMYPNLSGMTGTAKTEEREFQSLYGMDVFQVPTNKIKIREDREDLVFVTVEQKYTAVADEVEKRYKKGQPVLVGTTSIIQSETMAEYLDERNITYELLNAKSVEKEVELISKAGQKGQVTIATNMAGRGTDIMLGEGVAELGGLFVLGTERHESRRIDNQLKGRAGRQGDPGESQIYISIDDEMLLRFAQEDIDKYKLQLKTTKEGLILNKDVHELVDKIQKMCEEHNYSAREYTLKLDDIINEQRNVIYHLRNKVLNEEENLAIVKEMISSSTKEFVGQYCPDNLLPEEWNLNELATRLNHILITKPVTFSDDPQDIKEIQEKHENNLHEFLQHIDLLSENSMVLQSAKQALLLNIDFYWLQHIEDMARLKEGIGLRGYSQEDPMRIYTRESFQLFTNMYQAIERDVSFHFGKISKPYLNEEQLGG